A single region of the Lycium barbarum isolate Lr01 chromosome 2, ASM1917538v2, whole genome shotgun sequence genome encodes:
- the LOC132625827 gene encoding non-specific lipid transfer protein GPI-anchored 15: MASNYIYNICFVSLLIYLLSINNNSLLPQANAAGRRGSCGNAPAASLAPCLGAAKNARAKVPPMCCGKVGALLKTSPKCLCAAILSPEAKNAGANPAIAITIPKRCNIKNRPVGKKCGRYTVP; this comes from the exons ATGGCTTCCAATTACATTTACAACATTTGCTTTGTGTCCTTACTCATTTACTTGCTATCCATAAACAACAATTCACTTCTTCCTCAAGCAAATGCAGCAGGAAGAAGAGGAAGTTGTGGAAATGCACCAGCTGCTAGCCTAGCCCCATGTCTTGGTGCAGCTAAAAATGCAAGGGCTAAAGTCCCTCCAATGTGTTGTGGCAAAGTTGGGGCATTGCTAAAGACTTCTCCAAAGTGTCTATGTGCTGCAATATTGTCACCAGAAGCCAAAAATGCTGGAGCCAATCCTGCTATTGCTATCACTATCCCAAAGAGGTGCAACATCAAGAATAGGCCTGTTGGAAAGAAATGTGGAC GATATACGGTTCCATGA
- the LOC132625825 gene encoding defensin J1-2: MAGFSRVAATVFLMLMLVFASGMVAEARTCESQSHRFKGLCFSKNNCGSVCHTEGFHGGHCRGFRRRCFCTRHC, translated from the exons ATGGCTGGCTTTTCGAGAGTAGCTGCAACTGTTTTCCTTATGTTGATGCTGGTTTTTGCTTCTG GGATGGTGGCAGAGGCGAGGACTTGCGAATCACAGAGTCATCGATTCAAGGGACTGTGCTTCAGTAAGAACAACTGTGGTTCCGTTTGCCATACTGAGGGCTTTCACGGTGGCCATTGCCGTGGATTCCGTCGCCGTTGTTTCTGTACTAGACACTGTTAA
- the LOC132625826 gene encoding glutamate decarboxylase 4 yields the protein MVLSKTSSESDVSVHSTFASRYVRASLPRFEMQENSIPKEAAYQIINDELMLDGNPRLNLASFVTTWMEPECDKLMMAAINKNYVDMDEYPVTTELQNRCVNMIARLFNAPLEEEETAIGVGTVGSSEAIMLAGLAFKRNWQNKRKAEGKPYDKPNIVTGANVQVCWEKFANYFEVELKEVKLREGYYVMDPVQAVEMVDENTICVAAILGSTLNGEFEDVKLLNDLLIEKNKQTGWNTPIHVDAASGGFIAPFLYPELEWDFRLPLVKSINVSGHKYGLVYAGIGWVIWRTKQDLPEELIFHINYLGADQPTFTLNFSKGSSQVIAQYYQLIRLGYEGYRNVMENCRENAIVLREGLEKTGRFNIVSKDEGVPLVAFSLKDNSLHNEFEVSETLRRFGWIVPAYTMPADAQHVTVLRVVIREDFSRTLAERLVLDIVKVLHELDTLPARLSAKMEETGENLMIKNGKKTDLEVQREVTDFWKKFVLARKAAVC from the exons ATGGTTCTATCAAAAACCTCCTCTGAGTCTGATGTTTCCGTACACTCCACTTTTGCCTCTCGCTATGTTCGAGCTTCCCTTCCAAG GTTCGAGATGCAGGAGAATTCGATACCAAAAGAGGCAGCATATCAAATAATTAACGATGAATTGATGCTTGATGGGAACCCAAGACTGAATTTGGCATCATTTGTGACAACATGGATGGAACCAGAATGTGATAAGCTTATGATGGCTGCCATTAACAAGAACTATGTTGACATGGATGAATACCCTGTTACCACTGAGCTTCAG AATCGGTGTGTGAACATGATAGCACGTTTATTCAACGCACCCTTGGAAGAGGAAGAAACAGCAATAGGTGTGGGCACAGTGGGCTCATCTGAGGCCATAATGCTAGCAGGCCTTGCTTTCAAGAGAAACTGGCAAAACAAACGTAAAGCTGAGGGCAAACCTTATGATAAACCCAATATTGTCACTGGTGCCAATGTTCAG GTGTGTTGGGAGAAATTTGCAAACTACTTTGAAGTGGAATTGAAAGAAGTGAAGCTAAGGGAAGGGTACTATGTGATGGATCCAGTCCAAGCTGTGGAGATGGTAGATGAGAACACTATTTGTGTTGCTGCAATTTTGGGTTCAACTCTTAATGGAGAATTTGAAGATGTCAAGCTCTTGAATGATCTCTTGATTGAAAAGAACAAGCAAACTGG ATGGAACACACCAATTCATGTGGATGCAGCAAGTGGTGGATTCATTGCTCCATTTCTTTACCCAGAGTTGGAGTGGGACTTTAGGCTTCCTTTAGTGAAGAGTATCAATGTGAGTGGCCACAAGTATGGGCTTGTCTATGCTGGTATTGGTTGGGTTATTTGGAGGACCAAACAAGACTTGCCTGAAGAACTCATTTTCCACATCAATTATCTTGGTGCTGATCAACCTACTTTTACTCTCAATTTCTCCAAAG GTTCAAGTCAAGTCATTGCTCAATATTATCAGCTTATCCGCTTGGGCTATGAG GGATATCGAAACGTAATGGAGAATTGTCGTGAAAATGCAATTGTACTAAGGGAAGGACTTGAAAAAACAGGACGTTTCAACATAGTCTCAAAGGATGAAGGTGTCCCTTTGGTAGCCTTTTCCCTAAAGGACAATAGCCTTCACAATGAATTCGAGGTCTCCGAGACGCTCCGTAGGTTCGGGTGGATCGTCCCGGCCTACACCATGCCAGCTGACGCGCAGCATGTCACAGTTCTGCGCGTTGTGATCCGGGAGGACTTCTCCCGGACCCTGGCTGAGCGTCTTGTGCTCGACATTGTTAAGGTGCTACACGAGCTCGACACGCTTCCAGCTAGGTTGAGTGCTAAAATGGAGGAGACGGGGGAGAATTTGATGATCAAGAATGGAAAGAAAACAGATCTTGAAGTTCAAAGGGAAGTTACTGATTTTTGGAAGAAGTTTGTTTTAGCTAGGAAAGCTGCTGTTTGCTAG